From Salarias fasciatus chromosome 12, fSalaFa1.1, whole genome shotgun sequence, the proteins below share one genomic window:
- the rchy1 gene encoding RING finger and CHY zinc finger domain-containing protein 1: MASPAGCEHYIRSCLLKAPCCGKLYVCRLCHDAEENHQMDRFKVQEVQCSDCLTVQQAQQTCQQCHAQFGEYYCDICHLFDKNKKQYHCQACGICRIGPREKYFHCEKCNLCLAQELRGNHKCVENVSRQNCPVCMEDIHTSRIGAHVLPCGHLLHKTCFDDMVRTGAYRCPLCMHSAWSMEDHWDLIDKEIAQSPMPTEYQGVTVKIICNDCQTHCMVPFHVLGMKCTGCGSYNTAQDGGLIHPPPPPPQQDAANEPDTEPEQQDQQDSPSPL; encoded by the exons atgGCGTCTCCTGCTGGCTGTGAACATTACATCCGCAGCTGTCTGCTCAAA GCTCCCTGCTGTGGGAAGCTGTACGTGTGTCGGCTGTGCCATGATGCCGAGGAGAACCACCAGATGGATCGATTCAAAGTCCAAGAGGTGCAGTGCTCCGACTGCCTGACGGTGCAGCAG GCCCAGCAGACTTGCCAGCAGTGTCATGCACAGTTTGGGGAGTATTACTGCGACATCTGCCATCTGTTTGACAAGAATAAGAAGCAGTACCACTGTCAGGCCTGTGGAATATGCAG GATCGGGCCCAGAGAGAAGTATTTCCATTGTGAGAAGTGCAATTTATGTTTAGCTCAGGAGCTGCGAGGGAACCACAAG TGTGTGGAAAATGTCTCGAGGCAGAACTGCCCGGTCTGTATGGAG GATATTCATACATCCAGAATCGGAGCTCACGTCCTTCCGTGCGGCCACCTTTTACACAA GACCTGTTTCGATGACATGGTCAGAACAGG AGCGTACCGCTGCCCGCTGTGCATGCACTCAGCCTGGAGCATGGAGGACCACTGGGACCTGATCGACAAGGAGATCGCTCAGTCTCCGATGCCCACCGAGTACCAGGGCGTCACAGTCAAG ATAATCTGTAACGACTGCCAGACTCACTGCATGGTGCCTTTCCACGTGTTGGGGATGAAGTGCACGGGCTGTGGCTCCTACAACACGGCTCAGGACGGAGGTCTCAtccacccgccgccgccgccgccgcagcaggaCGCCGCCAACGAGCCGGACACGGAGCCCGAGCAGCAGGATCAACAGGATTCCCCCTCCCCGCTCTAG
- the lrp13 gene encoding low-density lipoprotein receptor-related protein 1B: MGGWLFLCVLLSLQVVSAGSSQLKCNLGSKMCKDGSECIRYTHVCDGENDCKDGSDEEDCEVKCNEDQFLCAHGKKCIEQSQVCDGVPQCQDSSDERDCVKRMDGCVHQCDNRTRCIPSSFLCDGETDCRDGSDEANCVEEACSEAEFTCSGGQCVSTTVVCDGHPDCWDGSDEEGCTKAPVCTTKHRCPQSQECLVQEWICDGERDCQDGTDEKDCPVAPLTCGDFQWACKSKTECVPLGWRCDRMIDCSDGSDEAECDKETCRSHQFKCGSQECLDPVQVCNGVSNCADGSDEGGSCQERCTDADKERCSQTCYSTPQGTRCGCEAGFRLLEDKVTCEDVDECEAGMPAVCGQLCTNSPGSYQCGCHPGFMMEDGASQCKVTGEPFMLASVQTDLYLYGLRSGSLDVLSSSAKKAILSVDYSWREQKVYWVSLDTESIRWSSLDQKTTGTLIGDVRADSVAVDWLGKNLYWIDGVNSQIVAVRLSTASLKSNELCIILDEDLDQPRSLALLPQKGLMFWTEIGNVVKIERAGMDGSERRAVVNSSLGWPGGVAVDYISERLYWTDERLKAIGSTTLDGNDIRILQMKQTTNPFAVAVFNDMLYWSDAKMRVVQAAHKVTGKKRQVLLKRPKQPFAVKIIHPMIQMGTENPCSRLDCSHLCVLAPERRAVCKCPAGLLLADDKLTCSSLVNSAFLLLLSPSTATQIYLQSRLTATDVKGWPEHLALQLPGVNEATIMDYSLRDRTLFLTDGGTSSLGSFKLKGSVLVSQGQLLRLLADSITAMALDWVALNIYWSSSKQPRLQVTSVAPAHTAVLIKDGIGQVESIAVHPLSGRVCFANVDTQASTATVECASMDGADRRMAWKDAVRPTSLTFSPNGDKIYWADSGNIFSVSIDGSEYKQLVSAEGLAAVALSDSTLLWMTVTDKTRLWFKDEQQRQKLWFEVGTQVVGLKAFSKSSQTGSNKCTDNGNCQHLCLATPKGRTCRCAHDHVAVNSTHCIPERRCPADSLPCLDGLSCQPAEKFCDGHVDCPDHSDENCVGPKQPPRAKASSPRTPLHPSSSPPPPPDSEATEVPEVTGVAEDDVQLLNLEAQQCSQKRCGGNGHCVEKEGVTACVCSPGFSGDSCQGGALDLMRGPVIYGAAGLCAVVVIIAVIAVVVKKKNARNSAAEAAKETSMTDLRNKVETLSSVQTAAADPEKQEEEASVH; this comes from the exons ATGGGTGGCtggttgtttctttgtgtgctcTTGTCCTTGCAAG TTGTTTCAGCAGGAAGCAGTCAATTGAAGTGCAACCTGGGCTCTAAAATGTGCAAGGATGGCTCCGAGTGCATCAGGTACACCCACGTGTGTGATGGAGAAAATGACTGTAAGGACGGGTCGGATGAAGAGGACTGTGAAGTAAAGTGCAATGAAG accAGTTTCTCTGTGCACACGGGAAGAAATGCATCGAGCAGAGCCAGGTGTGCGACGGCGTCCCTCAGTGTCAGGACAGCTCAGATGAACGAGACTGCGTCAAGCGCATGGACGGCTGCGTCCACCAGTGTGACAACAGGACCCGCTGCATccccagcagcttcctgtgtgaTGGAGAGACGGACTGCAGGGACGGCAGCGACGAGGCcaactgtg TGGAAGAAGCCTGCAGCGAAGCGGAGTTCACCTGCAGTGGAGGCCAGTGTGTGTCGACCACGGTGGTCTGCGACGGCCACCCGGACTGCTGGGACGGCTCGGACGAGGAGGGCTGCACCAAAGCGCCGGTCTGCACCACCAAGCACCGCTGTCCTCAGAGCCAGGAGTGTCTGGTGCAGGAGTGGATCTGCGACGGAGAGCGAGACTGTCAGGACGGCACAGACGAGAAG GATTGTCCCGTTGCTCCCCTGACCTGTGGAGATTTCCAGTGGGCCTGTAAATCCAAGACGGAGTGTGTCCCTCTTGGCTGGAGGTGTGATCGGATGATCGACTGTAGCGATGGCAGTGACGAAGCAGAGT GTGATAAGGAGACTTGCCGTTCTCACCAGTTCAAGTGTGGCAGTCAGGAGTGTCTGGATCCTGTCCAGGTTTGTAACGGCGTCTCCAACTGTGCCGACGGCTCGGACGAGGGCGGCAGCTGCCAGGAACGGTGTACAGATGCAGACAAGGAGCGCTGCTCCCAGACCTGCTACAGCACACCACAGGGGacg CGATGTGGCTGTGAAGCAGGCTTCAGGCTCCTGGAGGACAAAGTGACCTGTGAGGACGTTGACGAGTGTGAAGCTGGGATGCCTGCTGTGTGCGGTCAGCTGTGCACCAACTCTCCAGGCTCGTACCAGTGCGGCTGTCACCCTGGGTTCATGATGGAGGATGGAGCAAGCCAGTGCAAAGTCACAG GTGAGCCCTTCATGTTGGCCTCGGTTCAGACGGACCTCTACCTGTACGGCCTGCGCAGCGGCAGCCTTGATGTGCTGTCGTCCTCGGCCAAGAAGGCCATCCTCTCGGTGGACTACAGCTGGAGGGAGCAGAAGGTCTACTGGGTCAGTCTGGACACCGAAAGCATCCGGTGGTCCTCACTCGACCAGAAGACCACGGGGACTTTGATTGGAG ATGTCCGGGCAGATTCTGTGGCTGTGGACTGGCTTGGAAAAAACCTGTACTGGATCGACGGGGTGAACAGTCAGATTGTTGCCGTCAGACTGTCGACAGCCTCGCTGAAGTCAAACGAGCTCTGTATCATCCTGGATGAGGACCTGGATCAGCCTCGCTCGCTGGCCCTGCTGCCTCAGAAAGG GCTGATGTTCTGGACAGAGATCGGTAATGTAGTGAAGATTGAGCGAGCTGGGATGGACGGGTCTGAGAGGAGGGCGGTGGTGAACTCCAGTCTGGGCTGGCCTGGAGGTGTGGCTGTGGACTACATCTCTGAGAGGCTCTACTGGACCGATGAGAGGCTGAAGGCCATTGGATCAACCACCCTGGATGGGAATGACATCCGG atcctgcagatgaagcagaCCACCAATCCTTTCGCTGTGGCTGTGTTCAACGATATGCTCTACTGGTCCGACGCAAAGATGCGAGTGGTGCAGGCTGCTCACAAAGTCACTGGCAAAAAACGCCAAGTTCTTCTGAAGAGACCCAAACAGCCTTTTGCTGTGAAG ATCATCCACCCAATGATCCAGATGGGCACCGAGAACCCCTGTTCACGGCTGGACTGCTCCCACCTCTGCGTGTTGGCCCCGGAGCGGCGAGCTGTGTGCAAGTGTCCCGCCGGCCTGCTGCTGGCCGACGACAAGCTGACCTGCTCCAGCCTGGTCAATTCGgcgttcctgctgctgctgtcccccTCCACTGCCACACAG ATCTATCTGCAGTCCCGGCTCACGGCGACTGATGTGAAGGGCTGGCCGGAGCACTTGGCCCTGCAGCTGCCCGGCGTTAACGAAGCCACCATCATGGACTACAGCCTGCGCGACCGAACCCTGTTCCTGACGGACGGCGGCACCTCGTCTCTCGGCTCCTTCAAGCTGAAAGGCTCGGTGCTGGTGTCCCAGGGGCAGCTGCTCAGGCTGCTGGCCGACTCCATCACCGCCATGGCCCTCGACTGGGTGGCGCTCAACATCTACTGGAGCAGCAGCAAGCAGCCGCGCCTGCAGGTCACCTCCGTCGCTCCGGCGCACACCGCCGTCCTGATCAAGGACGGGATCGGCCAAGTGGAGTCAATCGCCGTCCACCCCCTCAGTGGGAGAGTCTGCTTTGCGAACGTGGACACGCAGGCCTCGACGGCGACGGTGGAGTGCGCCAGCATGGATGGAGCCGATCGAAGGATGGCGTGGAAGGATGCGGTCCGGCCCACGTCTCTAACCTTCTCCCCCAACGGGGACAAGATCTACTGGGCAGATTCTG GCAACATCTTCTCGGTGTCGATCGATGGATCTGAATACAAGCAGTTGGTTTCTGCTGAAGGTCTGGCTGCTGTGGCTCTGAGTGACAGCACACTGCTGTGGATGACAGTTACTG ACAAGACTCGGCTCTGGTTTAAGGacgagcagcagcggcagaagTTGTGGTTTGAGGTCGGCACACAGGTGGTCGGCTTGAAGGCCTTCAGCAAGTCCAGTCAGACTG GTTCCAACAAGTGCACAGACAATGGGAACTGTCAGCACCTGTGCCTCGCCACCCCAAAAGGTCGGACGTGCCGGTGCGCCCACGACCACGTCGCTGTGAACAGCACCCACTGCATCCCGGAGCGGCGCTGCCCCGCCGACAGCCTCCCGTGTCTGGACGGCCTCTCCTGCCAGCCGGCGGAGAAGTTTTGCGACGGACATGTGGACTGTCCCGACCACTCAGACGAGAACT GTGTCGGGCCCAAGCAGCCGCCCAGAGCTAAAGCGTCCTCCCCTcgcacccccctccacccctcttcctcccctcctcctcctcccgacTCCGAAGCGACGGAAGTCCCCGAAGTGACGGGAGTGGCAGAAGACGACGTTCAGCTCCTGAACCTTGAGGCTCAGCAGTGCAGCCAGAAGCGCTGCGGTGGGAACGGTCACTGCGTGGAGAAGGAGGGCGtcacggcgtgtgtgtgttcgccgGGTTTCAGCGGGGACTCGTGTCAGGGCGGCGCCCTGGACCTCATGCGGGGTCCCGTCATCTACGGCGCCGCCGGGCTCTGTGCCGTGGTGGTGATCATTGCTGTGATAGCTGTGGTGGTAAAGAAGAAGAACGCAAG gaactctgctgctgaagcagcgaAGGAAACCAGCATGACCGACCTGAGAAACAAAGTGGAGACGCTGAGCAGTGTGCAGACCGCCGCAGCAGACCCAGAGAAGCAGGAG GAAGAAGCTTCAGTGCACTGA